The stretch of DNA CTCGCCGTTGATCGTCCGCCACGGGAAGAGCGCCCCGCGCTGGTTCAGCTCCCGCGCCCGCGACCGGGCGGCGTCGAGCATGTTGTAGCGGAAGCGGAGGGCGTTCCGCGCGACGATCGGCGCCGTGTACGACAGGAACGGCAGGACGTAGATCTCCATGTCCCAGAAGTAGTGACCGCCGTACCCGGAGCCCGTGACGCCCTTCGCCGCGATGCCGTGCCCGTCGGTGCGTGCCGTGGCCTGGGCGAGCATGAACAGGTTCCACCGGACGGCCTGCTGGATCGCCGGCTGCCCGGGGATCTCGACGTCGCTGCGCGTCCAGTAGTCGTCCATCCACGCGCGCTGCTTGGCGAAGGTCTGCTCGACGGTCTCGGCGCGTGCACGGTCGAGCGTCCGGTCGCACCGGTCGGCGAGCTCGCGCGCCGGCACCCCGCGGGACGTGTGGTAGACCATGTGCTTCACGAGGCGGATCGGCACCCCGGCACGGGCCTGCACGCGGTAGACGTGCTTGGCGAGGTCGTCCTCGATCGACGAGGCCTCGTCCCAGGGGTTCTCGGTCTCCAGGTGGTGCTCGACACCGACGCAGATCGTCATGCCCGAGCTCGCCGCCTGGTACCCGAGCAGCGACCGCCCACCCGTGCTGCGCTTGATCACGGGCTCGAGCACGCGCTCCGTGAACGCCTCGGCCTTGCGGGGGTCGAAGGCGTTCGCCGCGGCGCGCATGCCCGCGTGGTACTCGTCCTGCACGTCCTGCCGGTTGAGGACCTGGCTCGAGAGCAGGATCGACGCGTCGCCGTCGAGCACGGTGACCTCGTAGTCGATGACGGCGAGGTGCCGGTCGGTGAACGAGACGAGCCGGCGGGCACGGATGAGCACGCGCTTGCCGGAGGGCGTCGACCACTCGGTCTCGCGGTACAGGTACCCGCCGCGGAACTCGAGCCGTCGGGTGTGCCGGAGGATGTCGGCCTCGGCCAGCACGAGCGGCTCGTCGTCGACGTACAGCCGGATGACCTTGGCGTCGGGCGCGTTGATGATCGTCTGCCCGGTCTTGGCGAAGCCGAAGGCGTCCTCGGCGTGCCGGATCGGCCAGGTCTCGTGGAAGCCGTTGACGTACGTGCCGTACTGCACGCCGCCGCGGCCCTCGTCGAGGTTGCCGCGCAGACCGAGGTAGCCGTTGCCGACCGCGAAGTTGGTCTCGGCGACGCCCTGCTCGTCCGGCGCGTACTCGGTCTCGACGAGCGCCCACTCGTCGACCGGGTAGCGGACGCGGTCGAGGGGGTCGGAGGTGATGGGGTTCATGGCGTGTGCTCCGTGGGAGGGAGGAGTCGTGGGCAGGTCGGGACGGTCGGGCCACGCCGTCGGGGCCGTTCCGGGTGGGACGGGACGCTAGTGGGTGCGGGGTGCCGGGAGCTGGTCGACCAGTTCGGCGAGGTCCTGGACGACGACGTCGGCGCCGTGCTCGCGCAGAGCGTCGGCGCCGGCACCGCGGTCGACGCCGACGACGAGCCCGAAGGCGCCGTTCCGGCCGGCCTCGACCCCGCTCGTGGCGTCCTCGACGACGACGCACTCGGCAGGGGCGAACCCGAAGCGCCCGGCCGCGTCGAGGTAGGTGTCCGGTGCAGGTTTGCCGGCCAGGCCGTCCTGACGCGCGACGAGCCCGTCGACGACCACCGGGAAGTGGTCGAGGATGCCCGCCGTGCGCAGGACCTGCGTCGCGTTCGCCGAGCTCGACACGACGGCGACCTGCATGCCGGCGGCGATCGCGGCGACGAGGAACCGGAGCGACCCCGGGTACGGCTCGACGCCGTGTTCGGTCAGCTCGGCCGTGAACTCGGCGTTCTTCCGGTTGCCGAGCGCGCACACGGTGTCGCTGCCCGGAGCGTCGTCGGGCGAGCCCTGCGGGAGCTCGATGCCCCGCGACGCGAGCAGCGATCGCACACCGTCGTAGCGCGGCTTGCCGTCGATGTGGTCGAAGTAGTCCTGCTCCGTGTACGGCGCGACGCCGTGCTGGGCCAGGAACGGCGTGAACAGGCGGCTCCACGCGCGCATGTGCACGTCGGCGGTGGGGGTCAGCACGCCGTCGAGGTCGAACAGGAGTGCCCGGGTGTCAGCGAGTCGTGCGGGCGTGCGCCGGTCCGGCATCGTCATCGGGGTTCCTCTGGTCTCGGTGGCGGTCCGCCCGCGACCGAGGGTCTCGGCGGGCGGTTCGGCTCCGACCGAGTCTAGGACCGCTCCAGCCCGGGCGTTCAGGCTCGCGGGGAAGCTGTGGAGAACCGTTCACCCGGGCGTCGACCGCGCCGAGCGGACCTTCCGAGAGGACCCGGACCACCCCACGTCGAGGTTGGGCGCGACGGAAGGCACCAGCATGACCAGCGACACCAGCGCTCCCCCACAGGACGGCTCCGCCTCGAAGCTCCGGCAGGCGATCACCGGCCCGCTCCTGTTCCTCTTCATCCTGGGCGACGTCCTCGGTGCCGGCATCTACGCCCTGGTGGGCACCCTGTCGAAGGACGTCGGCGGGGCGCTCTGGGCACCGCTGGTCCTGGCGCTGCTGCTGGCCCTGCTGACCGCTGGCTCGTACGCCGAGCTCGTGACGAAGTACCCGAAGGCCGGCGGCGCCGCGGTGTTCGCCGAGCGGGCGTACCGGACGCCGATCGTGTCGTTCCTCGTCGGCTTCAGCATGCTCGCCGCCGGGGTGACGAGCGCCGCCGGGCTCTCCCTGGCGTTCGCGGGCGACTACCTCGGCACCTTCGTCGACCTGCCACCGGTGCCGACGGCGATCGTGTTCCTCGCGCTCATCGCCTGCCTGAACGCCCGCGGCATCTCGGACTCGCTGAAGAGCAACGTCGTCATGACGGTCATCGAGGTCTCCGGCCTCGTCATCGTCATCGTCGTGGTCGCGGTCATGCTCGGCGGCGGAGGCGGGGACGTCTCGCGCATCGGCGCCTTCCCCGCCGAGGCGAACCCGGCGCTCGCCA from Curtobacterium sp. SGAir0471 encodes:
- a CDS encoding HAD family hydrolase → MTMPDRRTPARLADTRALLFDLDGVLTPTADVHMRAWSRLFTPFLAQHGVAPYTEQDYFDHIDGKPRYDGVRSLLASRGIELPQGSPDDAPGSDTVCALGNRKNAEFTAELTEHGVEPYPGSLRFLVAAIAAGMQVAVVSSSANATQVLRTAGILDHFPVVVDGLVARQDGLAGKPAPDTYLDAAGRFGFAPAECVVVEDATSGVEAGRNGAFGLVVGVDRGAGADALREHGADVVVQDLAELVDQLPAPRTH
- a CDS encoding glycoside hydrolase family 65 protein; translation: MNPITSDPLDRVRYPVDEWALVETEYAPDEQGVAETNFAVGNGYLGLRGNLDEGRGGVQYGTYVNGFHETWPIRHAEDAFGFAKTGQTIINAPDAKVIRLYVDDEPLVLAEADILRHTRRLEFRGGYLYRETEWSTPSGKRVLIRARRLVSFTDRHLAVIDYEVTVLDGDASILLSSQVLNRQDVQDEYHAGMRAAANAFDPRKAEAFTERVLEPVIKRSTGGRSLLGYQAASSGMTICVGVEHHLETENPWDEASSIEDDLAKHVYRVQARAGVPIRLVKHMVYHTSRGVPARELADRCDRTLDRARAETVEQTFAKQRAWMDDYWTRSDVEIPGQPAIQQAVRWNLFMLAQATARTDGHGIAAKGVTGSGYGGHYFWDMEIYVLPFLSYTAPIVARNALRFRYNMLDAARSRARELNQRGALFPWRTINGEESSAYYAAGTAQYHIDADIAHALMQYVRASGDTDFLKRGAIDILVETARLWSDLGFWRSNGDKKFHIDGVTGPDEYTTVVDDNLYTNVMARANLWFAVNACRQLATDDPEEYGRMVRRTGLVDDEVTEWEHAAESMEIPFDPHRGIHPQDAQFLDKELWDLENTPESKRPLLLHYHPLVIYRFQVLKQADVVLALFLQGHEFTAAEKRRDFDYYDALTTGDSTLSAVVQSIMAAEVGYHDLAAQYFLTALYVDLADLHGNTSDGVHIASTGGIWGALVNGFGGMRDHGGRMTFNPRLPKDWDRLTYRIQVHGSRVRVDLEEDAMTFTVETGDGFTAWVHNQQWDITAGAPTVVPLAHHGPRMTGHAPTTSDIQGTLRADGSVITASIPMISLDRDMDVDETTA